A genomic region of Runella rosea contains the following coding sequences:
- a CDS encoding carboxypeptidase-like regulatory domain-containing protein, producing MNKIKVQKFSLLITCILVVAFKVIGQQRVLVGNVTDSKTNESIQFASVYINNTSNSTETDSTGKYQLRNVFNHQRGGSVEIVVSSLGYTTFRQKILDKLQDTIMLNIALFASPQTISEVSVKGKRDQKWLRQYKKFESAFVGVNQNARATKILNPWVIDFEGDISAFSASAQTIIEIENKPLGYKIFFELQRFSFSPTQSSFSGLARFEKFKITDEEQKKKLEENRQKAYEGSERHFFKALAQQRLKQEGFVVYEVNPNYNEKTSFSHLSPQLGKRLFPFNDTSAIKMGRFPSSKEIMAPNELEILNTNSINRIGTYQDAPFPVSWLRIKGGKAEVTTTGLLFDTNSSEWAGDIAERRIANMLPLDYEPEPLMENNHWKLFLPKNTPETQSKSALEPEPAPLVSIKHTFEEDTVVFRIQVKRPDGEPLRGRLSVAVIEDIQHELNRLDTFDLSTDTLQIKREKNAVTLEEVKIKVKRNKKASHTLLGKVDYVIDSENLKDIISGNVITALQSKVPGIEIFETTDNAGFSRKGIRIRGGGNSLQRSSSVEDEPLFLLDGIPLGTLQSLNAIPISDVLQIEVIKSANSFLGSRGKNGAINVVTKRAAANSTSPTASINEGKLFFWQPSTDLSTQGEAVVRFALPKGIKYYITVNGITSENQPFTKEIWVY from the coding sequence ATGAATAAAATTAAGGTGCAAAAATTTAGCTTATTAATCACTTGTATACTCGTTGTTGCTTTCAAAGTTATTGGGCAACAACGAGTCCTCGTGGGTAATGTGACCGATTCCAAAACAAATGAGTCCATTCAATTTGCATCTGTTTATATAAATAACACCTCAAATTCGACCGAGACGGACTCGACGGGCAAATATCAACTCAGAAATGTCTTCAATCATCAGCGGGGAGGCAGTGTAGAAATCGTAGTATCTTCGTTGGGTTATACAACTTTTCGGCAAAAAATACTGGATAAACTCCAAGATACGATAATGCTCAACATCGCGCTATTTGCTTCTCCACAAACCATTTCGGAGGTATCTGTGAAAGGGAAACGTGACCAAAAATGGCTCAGGCAGTACAAAAAATTTGAAAGTGCTTTTGTAGGAGTAAATCAAAACGCACGAGCTACTAAAATTCTCAATCCTTGGGTCATTGATTTTGAGGGAGATATATCAGCGTTTTCGGCTTCAGCGCAAACAATAATTGAGATCGAAAACAAACCCTTGGGTTATAAAATCTTTTTTGAACTCCAACGATTCTCATTTTCTCCGACACAGAGCAGTTTTTCCGGATTGGCACGATTTGAAAAATTCAAAATAACGGACGAAGAACAAAAAAAGAAACTGGAAGAGAACCGGCAAAAAGCCTACGAAGGCTCAGAACGGCATTTTTTTAAAGCGTTAGCGCAACAGCGCTTAAAGCAGGAAGGATTTGTGGTGTATGAAGTAAACCCTAATTACAACGAAAAAACGAGCTTCTCGCACCTAAGTCCACAGTTAGGAAAAAGATTATTTCCATTTAACGACACTTCTGCTATAAAAATGGGACGTTTCCCATCTTCTAAAGAAATTATGGCACCCAATGAACTCGAAATCCTAAACACAAACAGCATCAATCGGATAGGCACTTATCAAGATGCTCCTTTCCCGGTGTCATGGCTGCGAATCAAAGGAGGCAAAGCCGAAGTGACCACCACAGGATTATTGTTTGATACCAATAGTTCCGAATGGGCCGGGGATATTGCAGAGCGGAGAATAGCGAATATGCTGCCGTTGGATTATGAACCCGAACCCCTAATGGAAAATAATCATTGGAAGTTGTTTTTACCCAAAAATACCCCCGAAACCCAAAGTAAGAGTGCCTTAGAACCCGAGCCAGCCCCTTTGGTTTCAATCAAACACACTTTTGAAGAAGATACTGTGGTGTTTCGTATTCAAGTAAAAAGGCCTGATGGAGAACCGTTACGCGGGCGACTGTCAGTGGCAGTGATAGAAGATATACAACATGAACTAAATCGTTTGGACACATTTGACTTATCTACCGATACATTACAAATAAAACGGGAGAAAAATGCCGTTACCTTAGAGGAAGTAAAAATCAAGGTAAAACGAAATAAAAAAGCCTCTCATACTTTATTAGGAAAAGTGGATTATGTGATAGATAGTGAAAATTTAAAAGATATCATCTCTGGAAACGTAATTACGGCACTCCAAAGTAAAGTACCAGGAATAGAAATTTTTGAAACGACGGATAATGCTGGATTTAGCCGTAAAGGAATCCGAATTCGAGGGGGAGGAAATAGTTTACAAAGAAGTAGTTCAGTAGAAGATGAGCCACTTTTCTTATTAGATGGAATTCCTTTGGGAACATTACAAAGTTTGAATGCCATCCCAATCAGCGATGTATTACAAATTGAAGTGATAAAAAGTGCCAATTCTTTTTTAGGTTCCAGGGGGAAAAATGGAGCAATAAACGTAGTAACTAAACGAGCCGCTGCCAACAGTACATCCCCCACGGCATCCATCAATGAAGGCAAATTATTTTTTTGGCAACCCTCCACTGATTTATCAACGCAGGGCGAGGCCGTTGTACGATTTGCTTTGCCAAAAGGAATAAAATACTATATCACAGTGAATGGAATTACTTCTGAAAATCAGCCTTTCACTAAGGAAATTTGGGTCTACTGA
- a CDS encoding glycosyltransferase — MGFGKARQLKAQGYEVVFTGLSSHQTLIEREGFVFKPLRYASSYKHLSFRSLIALLIQTLLNKPFTIQRYRTFWEEVKEIQVLADELKPEILLIDSHLGHYALYLWQTQCTKIILNTKLSSYPEIGIPPLTEGWLASRNGWAIVCAWVGWQVHFLKRKWKQWLEKIAFLGKDDHWLLERLAQKTGQKYSDWFDDNHCFYPAVKALPKLITYPSALEYPWKKPKAGEYYEAIPFERNESHLLSEEYCQLMAQLRLLKLQNPAIKIVYANFGTTGLNNNERGLQALDKLIAVIQDMPNIRLIVSTNFIKNMSISNVFCLENVPQLDLLPHCDLMVSHGGLNSICECIQAGVPMLLCPLSHKADHFGNAARVQFHGMGLIGDLLNEPKKALKNKVEQLCCTTTVPSHTTWRKPSEISLTDFAK, encoded by the coding sequence GTGGGCTTTGGCAAAGCGCGTCAACTAAAAGCGCAAGGGTATGAGGTGGTATTTACGGGTCTCAGTTCTCACCAAACGCTAATTGAGCGCGAGGGATTTGTATTTAAGCCTTTGCGTTATGCCAGTTCTTATAAACACTTGTCTTTTAGGTCATTGATTGCCTTGTTGATACAGACTTTGCTAAACAAGCCTTTTACCATACAACGATACCGAACTTTTTGGGAAGAAGTAAAAGAAATACAAGTATTAGCCGACGAACTGAAACCTGAAATACTACTGATAGATAGCCACTTAGGGCATTACGCGCTCTATTTATGGCAAACTCAATGCACTAAAATAATACTCAATACAAAGCTTTCTTCTTATCCGGAGATAGGTATTCCACCCTTAACGGAAGGCTGGCTTGCCAGCCGTAATGGATGGGCTATTGTTTGTGCTTGGGTAGGATGGCAGGTACATTTCTTGAAAAGAAAGTGGAAACAATGGCTCGAAAAAATAGCTTTTTTAGGAAAAGACGACCATTGGTTGTTAGAAAGGTTAGCCCAAAAAACAGGACAAAAATATTCGGATTGGTTTGATGATAACCACTGTTTTTATCCTGCCGTGAAAGCCCTACCCAAACTCATTACCTATCCCAGCGCATTGGAATATCCGTGGAAAAAGCCCAAAGCAGGAGAGTATTACGAGGCTATCCCTTTTGAGCGAAACGAAAGCCATCTTTTGAGTGAAGAGTACTGCCAACTGATGGCTCAATTACGCCTATTGAAACTTCAAAACCCAGCTATTAAGATAGTTTATGCCAATTTTGGAACTACTGGTTTGAATAATAACGAAAGGGGTTTACAGGCATTGGATAAACTGATAGCTGTGATACAAGACATGCCCAATATACGCTTGATTGTATCCACAAACTTTATCAAAAATATGAGTATCAGCAATGTTTTCTGTTTAGAAAATGTGCCACAGTTAGACCTATTGCCGCATTGTGATTTGATGGTGAGCCACGGTGGTCTAAACAGTATCTGTGAATGTATACAAGCAGGCGTACCTATGCTACTATGCCCTTTAAGCCACAAGGCAGACCATTTTGGTAATGCGGCTCGTGTTCAGTTTCATGGCATGGGGCTTATAGGTGATCTATTGAATGAACCCAAAAAGGCTCTAAAAAACAAAGTAGAGCAGCTTTGTTGTACCACAACAGTACCCTCTCATACCACTTGGAGAAAACCAAGTGAAATTTCTCTAACTGACTTTGCAAAGTGA
- a CDS encoding peptidase domain-containing ABC transporter translates to MKSFPIYKQHDAMDCGPTCLRMVAKYYGQSYSAQALRERTQIGKDGVNLLGISEAAESIGFRTVAVKIPFEKLIQENAFPCIVHWSQNHFVVVCGVGVKPFSFFNRRIKQQLSKIKVQVADPARGLITYTREEFEKQWATTISNGQKMGVALLLEPTPEFGKEHESNGRTSEEKGLGAGRLGTYLYQNRRLVGQLGVGLLVASLLQLIFPFLTQSVVDVGIQTRNPSFVLLVLLAQLALTVGRTSVEFIRSWLLMHLSTRLNLSLLSDFLIKLTRLPLSFFDTKQFGDIMQRIGDHHRIEQFLTGQTLNTLFSLFNLLVFGAVLAFYNLTIFGVLMLSAVLYAGWVVLFLKFRRKLDYQRFSISAKSNSTLVQLIQGMHEIRLAGAETPMRWQWEQLQTQSFKLGMKGLTVSQWQQAGALFINEGKSIFITFLSAQAVINGQLTLGGMLAVQYIIGQVNAPLQQLIGLVQSGQDAKISLERLNEIYELEDEETGQGLVELPTSQTLSMQSLSFTYRGAGNEPVLNDIHLTIPQGKTTAIVGMSGSGKTTLLKLLLRFYDPTKGKILIGGVGLNNISHKYWRKQCGVVMQDGFIFSDTIARNIAVGVEIIDRQKLYQAAQVANILDFIESLPLGFHTKIGAEGMGVSQGQKQRLLIARAVYKDPQYIFFDEATNALDAHNEAVIVENLNEFFKNRTVIVVAHRLSTVKNADQIVVLDKGRITEIGTHSNLTTQQGDYYQLVKNQLEL, encoded by the coding sequence ATGAAATCTTTCCCCATTTATAAGCAACACGATGCCATGGATTGCGGCCCTACCTGCTTACGCATGGTGGCTAAGTACTACGGACAAAGTTACTCGGCGCAGGCATTGCGGGAACGTACGCAGATTGGCAAAGATGGGGTCAATCTATTGGGGATTTCAGAAGCCGCCGAGAGCATCGGGTTTCGTACAGTTGCGGTTAAAATTCCGTTTGAAAAACTCATTCAGGAAAACGCCTTCCCGTGTATTGTCCACTGGAGTCAGAATCATTTCGTGGTGGTTTGTGGGGTTGGGGTAAAGCCATTTTCATTTTTTAATAGACGCATAAAGCAGCAACTTTCTAAAATTAAGGTTCAAGTTGCTGACCCCGCCCGTGGGCTTATCACCTACACCCGTGAGGAGTTTGAAAAACAATGGGCTACCACCATTTCCAACGGTCAAAAAATGGGCGTGGCGTTGTTATTGGAACCGACGCCTGAATTCGGAAAAGAGCATGAATCGAATGGTCGCACCAGCGAAGAAAAAGGGTTAGGAGCCGGTCGTTTGGGCACGTATCTCTATCAAAATCGCCGTTTGGTGGGGCAGTTGGGCGTGGGGCTGTTGGTGGCGAGTTTGTTGCAGCTTATTTTTCCTTTTTTGACGCAGTCGGTGGTGGATGTAGGTATTCAAACCCGCAACCCTTCGTTTGTTTTGTTGGTCTTATTGGCCCAGTTGGCACTGACCGTCGGGCGCACCTCGGTAGAGTTTATACGTTCATGGTTGTTGATGCACCTCAGTACGCGGCTCAATCTGTCGCTGCTCTCCGATTTTCTTATCAAACTCACCCGTTTGCCACTGTCCTTCTTTGATACCAAGCAGTTTGGCGATATAATGCAAAGGATTGGTGATCATCATCGCATTGAGCAGTTTCTCACGGGTCAGACCCTCAACACGCTCTTTTCGTTGTTCAATTTGCTGGTGTTCGGGGCGGTATTGGCTTTTTATAATCTCACTATTTTTGGGGTTTTGATGCTGTCGGCGGTGCTCTACGCGGGTTGGGTGGTGTTGTTTTTGAAATTTCGTCGAAAATTAGATTATCAGCGTTTTAGCATCTCCGCCAAGAGTAACAGCACCTTGGTGCAACTCATTCAGGGAATGCACGAAATCCGTTTGGCGGGTGCGGAGACTCCCATGCGCTGGCAGTGGGAACAACTGCAAACCCAATCGTTCAAACTCGGCATGAAAGGCTTGACCGTGTCGCAGTGGCAACAAGCGGGCGCGTTGTTTATCAACGAAGGCAAAAGCATTTTTATCACTTTTCTGTCGGCCCAGGCGGTCATCAACGGGCAGCTTACCCTGGGTGGGATGCTGGCGGTGCAGTACATCATCGGGCAAGTCAACGCCCCGCTCCAGCAGCTCATCGGCCTCGTGCAGTCGGGGCAGGATGCCAAAATCAGTTTGGAACGATTGAATGAAATCTACGAACTGGAAGACGAAGAGACGGGGCAGGGCTTAGTGGAACTGCCCACCTCCCAAACTCTTTCCATGCAATCCCTGTCATTTACGTACCGAGGAGCGGGCAACGAGCCCGTACTGAACGACATCCACCTGACTATACCGCAGGGGAAAACCACCGCCATTGTGGGCATGAGCGGCAGCGGCAAAACCACCCTGTTGAAATTATTGCTGCGCTTTTATGACCCTACCAAAGGTAAAATCCTCATCGGCGGAGTGGGGTTAAACAACATCAGTCACAAATACTGGCGCAAACAATGCGGTGTAGTGATGCAGGATGGATTTATTTTTTCAGACACCATTGCCCGCAACATCGCCGTGGGCGTAGAAATCATTGATCGCCAAAAACTCTATCAGGCCGCCCAAGTTGCCAATATTCTCGATTTTATCGAATCATTACCGCTGGGTTTTCACACCAAGATCGGCGCTGAAGGCATGGGGGTCAGTCAGGGGCAAAAGCAGCGTTTGCTCATTGCCCGAGCCGTTTACAAAGACCCGCAATACATTTTCTTCGACGAAGCTACCAATGCCCTTGATGCCCACAACGAAGCCGTGATTGTAGAAAACCTGAATGAATTTTTCAAAAACAGAACAGTCATCGTGGTAGCGCACCGACTGAGCACCGTAAAAAATGCCGACCAGATTGTGGTGCTCGACAAAGGCAGAATCACGGAGATTGGGACGCATTCGAACTTAACCACACAGCAGGGCGATTACTATCAGTTGGTAAAGAATCAATTGGAGCTGTGA
- a CDS encoding hemolysin family protein — protein sequence MELFVIVLLVLINGIFSMSEIALVSSRKSKLETAARNGDRQAKHALELANSPNRFLSTVQIGITLIGILNGVFSGERITTDFQAYVEQYELLKPYSHSIAVGGVVLFVTYLSLVLGELVPKRIGMSNPEGIAKFMATPMNWLSNLTSPFIWLLAKSSDLFMKILRITPQNQAITEEEIKTIIQEGTTGGVIDEIEQEIVENVFHLGDRKITSLMTNRQEVTWLDSADDPEENKARIMESKHSIYPLCNDGIDNIVGLIYVKDLLGGDLDEQLTRLESLAREPLYIPENNKAYQALEKFKVSRVHFGIIVDEYGAMLGIATLNDILDALVGDLSETDEFNYDIVEREDGSFLVDAQLPWEDFINHFDITIQQKKELTGFNTLGGFALHIFKDIPDTGEHFTWQEYRFEIVDMDKSRIDKILVQKLSEEEEGG from the coding sequence GTGGAACTATTTGTTATCGTTCTACTCGTTCTTATCAACGGTATTTTCTCCATGTCAGAAATCGCGCTGGTCTCCTCGCGAAAGTCTAAATTGGAAACTGCGGCACGAAACGGTGACCGGCAGGCCAAACATGCACTCGAACTGGCAAACTCCCCCAATCGCTTTCTCTCGACCGTCCAAATCGGCATCACCCTCATTGGAATCCTGAACGGGGTATTCAGCGGTGAACGCATCACGACCGATTTTCAGGCCTACGTTGAGCAGTATGAATTATTGAAGCCTTATTCGCATTCCATTGCCGTAGGTGGCGTTGTTTTGTTTGTGACCTACCTGTCGTTGGTTTTGGGAGAATTGGTGCCCAAGCGCATCGGGATGTCCAATCCCGAAGGCATTGCCAAGTTTATGGCTACACCCATGAATTGGCTCTCCAATCTTACGTCGCCGTTTATTTGGTTGTTGGCCAAATCCAGCGATTTGTTCATGAAAATTCTGCGGATTACGCCCCAAAACCAAGCCATTACGGAAGAAGAAATCAAGACCATCATTCAGGAGGGCACCACGGGGGGCGTTATTGATGAGATTGAGCAGGAAATCGTGGAGAATGTCTTTCATCTGGGCGACCGAAAAATCACGTCGTTGATGACCAACCGTCAGGAGGTTACGTGGTTGGATTCGGCCGATGACCCCGAAGAAAATAAAGCCCGAATCATGGAATCCAAACACTCCATTTATCCCCTTTGTAACGATGGGATTGACAATATCGTGGGGTTGATTTATGTGAAAGACTTGCTCGGCGGTGATTTGGATGAGCAACTTACCCGATTGGAGTCGCTGGCCCGTGAGCCGTTGTATATTCCCGAAAACAACAAAGCCTATCAGGCACTGGAGAAGTTTAAAGTGAGCCGGGTGCACTTTGGTATCATTGTCGACGAATACGGCGCCATGCTCGGCATTGCCACGCTCAACGACATTTTGGACGCGTTGGTGGGTGATTTGTCAGAAACCGATGAGTTTAATTACGACATTGTAGAGCGCGAAGACGGTAGTTTTTTGGTAGATGCCCAACTCCCGTGGGAAGATTTTATCAATCATTTTGACATCACGATACAGCAGAAAAAAGAATTGACAGGGTTCAACACCCTTGGAGGTTTCGCTCTGCATATTTTTAAGGATATTCCCGATACGGGTGAGCACTTCACGTGGCAGGAATATAGGTTCGAGATTGTCGACATGGACAAAAGCCGTATCGACAAGATACTCGTTCAAAAACTGAGCGAAGAAGAAGAAGGTGGGTAA
- a CDS encoding TlpA disulfide reductase family protein: protein MKPFLLIPILLIPTFLGAQSSVYKVEGKLGRINPTDKAYVIYGIGNKGYTDSADVRNGKFIVTGTIDQPYYAWLSDGKKSIRFYLEPGTISVTSPDSIENAVVVSPMNIDNQKLKMMLKPTVDQLALLEKEYQAATPEQKKVKGFNEAFEKQQDVVYNKQEKIKAQFIRENLTSMLSLYVLDQYTDWNAPDFSELEPMFSSLAEAIKNSKLGKAYAKKLALIQATSVGSLAPDFTQPDTSGKAVSLSSFRGKYVLVDFWASWCGPCRAENPNIVKNFHQYKDKNFTVLGVSLDRPNGKEAWLKAIHKDHLDWTHVSELKQWNADIVKQYAIQVVPQNFLIGPDGKILAKNIRGENLDKKLAEIFNSKP, encoded by the coding sequence ATGAAGCCTTTTTTACTAATTCCCATTCTCCTGATTCCAACATTCCTTGGGGCCCAGAGCAGCGTATATAAAGTAGAAGGAAAATTAGGGAGAATTAACCCTACAGACAAAGCTTATGTAATTTATGGAATTGGAAACAAAGGATATACAGATTCTGCCGACGTCCGGAATGGGAAATTTATTGTGACAGGAACCATCGATCAACCATATTATGCATGGCTGTCTGACGGTAAAAAATCTATCCGTTTCTATTTAGAACCGGGCACTATTTCTGTAACGAGTCCGGACTCTATTGAAAATGCGGTGGTGGTCTCACCCATGAACATCGACAATCAGAAGCTTAAAATGATGCTTAAACCGACAGTCGACCAATTGGCTCTGTTAGAAAAGGAATATCAGGCAGCTACACCCGAACAGAAAAAGGTGAAAGGGTTTAATGAGGCTTTCGAGAAGCAGCAAGATGTCGTTTATAATAAGCAGGAAAAAATTAAAGCACAGTTTATTCGAGAGAATTTAACATCTATGCTGAGTCTATATGTTTTAGATCAATATACAGATTGGAATGCTCCCGATTTTTCTGAATTGGAACCGATGTTCAGCTCACTGGCCGAGGCCATTAAAAACAGTAAACTGGGCAAAGCGTACGCAAAAAAACTGGCTCTTATTCAAGCCACATCGGTGGGTTCATTGGCTCCTGATTTTACCCAACCGGATACTTCCGGGAAAGCCGTGTCCTTGAGCAGCTTTCGTGGAAAATACGTATTGGTCGATTTTTGGGCGAGTTGGTGTGGACCCTGCCGGGCCGAAAATCCGAATATTGTCAAGAACTTTCATCAATACAAAGACAAAAATTTTACGGTTTTAGGTGTTTCATTAGATAGACCTAACGGGAAAGAAGCTTGGCTAAAAGCCATCCACAAAGACCACCTTGACTGGACTCATGTTTCGGAGTTGAAACAATGGAATGCCGATATAGTAAAGCAATATGCCATTCAGGTTGTTCCTCAAAACTTCCTGATTGGGCCTGATGGTAAAATCCTTGCGAAAAATATACGGGGAGAAAATTTGGACAAAAAATTAGCTGAAATTTTTAATAGTAAACCCTAA
- a CDS encoding NUDIX hydrolase, which yields MIIFIKDRPVRILSEKAAQGLSNRATFDRIIDAHLEMLKVASLKGHLLILNATPITAEKLFHFLNNYDLPELQSIYLVPKDREAVEKRLKKIYTIIKAAGGIVTKDNKMLMMFRRGVWDLPKGKLDDNEKSKKAALREVEEETGVKAELIEKTCTTWHTYTQNNQLILKRTKWYWMRCVDDSKMAPQHDEGIEQLAWMSEPEARKALVNSFSSIRYVVDCFMGQEVDVD from the coding sequence ATGATTATATTTATCAAAGACCGTCCGGTCCGAATTTTAAGCGAAAAAGCGGCTCAGGGGCTCTCCAATCGGGCCACTTTTGACCGAATCATTGACGCTCACCTCGAAATGCTGAAGGTGGCAAGTTTAAAGGGGCATTTACTCATTCTGAACGCCACACCGATTACGGCCGAAAAATTGTTTCATTTTTTGAACAATTACGACCTGCCCGAGCTACAATCCATTTATTTGGTGCCCAAAGACCGCGAAGCCGTGGAAAAAAGATTGAAAAAAATCTACACCATCATCAAAGCAGCGGGCGGTATTGTGACCAAAGACAACAAAATGCTGATGATGTTTCGGCGGGGCGTGTGGGATTTGCCCAAAGGCAAACTCGACGACAATGAAAAATCCAAAAAAGCCGCCCTCCGCGAAGTAGAAGAAGAAACGGGCGTAAAAGCCGAGCTTATCGAAAAAACCTGCACCACTTGGCACACTTATACCCAAAACAACCAACTCATCCTCAAACGGACCAAATGGTATTGGATGCGCTGCGTAGACGACTCCAAGATGGCCCCCCAGCACGACGAAGGCATTGAGCAATTGGCATGGATGAGCGAGCCCGAAGCCCGCAAAGCACTCGTCAACTCTTTCAGTTCCATTCGCTACGTGGTGGACTGCTTTATGGGGCAGGAAGTGGATGTGGATTAA
- a CDS encoding helix-turn-helix domain-containing protein encodes MNIGDKLRKRRNELGLTQEWVAMELSSQGKKNISQPTYNNWENGKSFPSIEQVQALTKIFRIKLSYLVSDTDTDTDTDTDTDTDTDTEKWRAMAEEYAEKCRMLEKMNVMLLKENEKLRDA; translated from the coding sequence ATGAATATTGGAGACAAACTACGTAAACGTCGTAATGAATTGGGATTGACGCAGGAATGGGTGGCTATGGAGTTGAGCAGCCAAGGAAAAAAAAACATCAGTCAACCCACCTACAATAATTGGGAAAATGGCAAATCCTTTCCTTCTATTGAGCAGGTACAGGCACTGACCAAAATCTTTCGTATCAAACTTTCCTATTTGGTGTCAGATACAGATACAGATACAGATACAGATACAGATACAGATACAGATACAGATACAGAAAAGTGGCGGGCTATGGCGGAAGAATACGCCGAAAAATGCCGAATGTTGGAAAAAATGAACGTTATGCTGTTGAAGGAGAACGAAAAGCTGCGTGATGCGTAG
- a CDS encoding vitamin K epoxide reductase family protein, with translation MINLTSHSFTERENLLGVAWTYLRSLQPSVTLTTLRNTLEQHPDYPSLLSLGDTLDRYHIENAALRIDAEQLALLQVPYIAHLHTHGGTFVLVERATDETFIYRNEKGKRITEAREDFLKRWSGVVFIAEPTEASGEKDYAAKHRQEQLESLRWPLIIAGFVLLTIAGIFQSPNLSTGALLGLKAIGVLLTALLLSVQYGKPNDFTDSLCHLNNHTDCNHILTSPAAKITPWLGWSEVGFFYFMGGWISLTLNPSPNGEGFNILVILSMLALPYTFWSIWYQWRVAKQWCPLCVAVQVVIWVEYLSSLLTLKGEINMFPLWGRTLAGIGGLAVAFALPILLWLIIKPLLQKSQEAERWRGELRRFKNNPAIFNALLAKQKQMPPVPADLQPIILGNPAAEHTITMVTNPYCGPCANAHLQLEEVLAENPQVKAQIVFTVCHDSDGRKTKVAKHMMALGSTHEKLEDGIAAWYAQAKKDYDTWAKAYPADTSNIPENVIAAHCAWTQKADIQATPTFFVDGYEVPQVFGLVQSANMLTHWEQKIA, from the coding sequence ATGATTAACTTAACTAGCCATTCCTTTACCGAGCGCGAAAACCTATTGGGCGTAGCCTGGACATACCTACGCAGCCTACAGCCATCCGTTACATTGACCACCCTGCGCAACACCCTCGAACAGCACCCCGATTACCCTAGCCTGTTGAGTTTGGGCGATACCCTCGACCGTTACCATATCGAAAACGCCGCCCTCCGCATTGACGCCGAGCAGTTGGCGTTGTTGCAAGTGCCTTACATAGCGCACCTGCATACCCACGGGGGCACATTTGTCCTTGTAGAAAGGGCTACCGACGAAACTTTCATCTACCGTAACGAAAAAGGAAAACGCATCACCGAAGCCCGTGAAGACTTTCTCAAAAGATGGTCGGGGGTAGTATTCATTGCCGAACCCACCGAAGCCTCGGGTGAGAAAGACTACGCCGCCAAACACCGTCAAGAACAACTTGAAAGCCTCCGTTGGCCGCTGATTATTGCGGGTTTTGTGCTGCTGACCATTGCGGGCATATTCCAAAGCCCCAATCTATCCACAGGAGCATTGTTAGGACTCAAAGCCATAGGGGTACTACTCACGGCCTTGCTGCTTTCGGTGCAGTATGGCAAACCCAATGATTTTACCGACTCCCTTTGCCACCTCAACAACCACACCGACTGCAACCACATCCTCACCTCTCCCGCCGCCAAAATCACACCTTGGCTGGGCTGGAGCGAAGTCGGATTCTTTTACTTTATGGGTGGGTGGATAAGCCTCACCCTAAATCCCTCTCCAAATGGAGAGGGGTTCAATATCCTCGTCATTCTTTCAATGTTGGCTTTGCCTTATACTTTCTGGTCTATCTGGTATCAGTGGCGCGTAGCTAAGCAGTGGTGCCCCCTGTGTGTAGCGGTGCAGGTGGTGATTTGGGTAGAGTATCTAAGTAGCCTCTTAACTCTCAAAGGGGAAATAAATATGTTCCCCCTTTGGGGTCGGACCCTCGCAGGAATAGGGGGCTTGGCTGTTGCGTTTGCACTCCCCATCCTCCTATGGCTGATCATCAAACCCCTGCTTCAAAAATCGCAGGAAGCGGAGCGTTGGCGGGGTGAATTGCGGCGGTTTAAGAACAATCCGGCTATTTTCAACGCCCTTTTAGCAAAACAAAAACAAATGCCGCCCGTACCGGCCGATTTACAGCCGATTATTTTAGGAAACCCCGCTGCGGAGCATACCATTACGATGGTGACCAATCCCTACTGTGGGCCGTGCGCCAATGCACATCTACAATTGGAAGAGGTATTGGCCGAAAACCCCCAAGTAAAAGCGCAGATAGTTTTTACTGTATGCCATGACTCCGATGGCAGAAAGACAAAAGTAGCCAAACACATGATGGCATTAGGATCTACTCACGAAAAGTTAGAGGACGGGATTGCCGCTTGGTATGCTCAAGCAAAAAAAGACTATGATACCTGGGCTAAGGCTTATCCTGCTGATACAAGCAACATACCCGAAAACGTAATAGCCGCTCACTGCGCATGGACCCAAAAAGCTGATATACAAGCTACACCTACGTTTTTTGTGGATGGATATGAAGTACCGCAAGTCTTTGGATTGGTACAAAGTGCGAATATGCTTACCCATTGGGAGCAAAAAATAGCCTAG